The sequence below is a genomic window from Paenibacillus sp. DCT19.
TTTTAATATCAAAAATTGATTTTAGTAATACTCACTCTCACCTTGTAAAGTCATGCTGCCCAATGGTCAGCAGTGTTGGTCTGCTCTTACTCCACAGCGAGGTGGCAATCTTCGGATTGTAATAATAGAGTGCACCATGCGTTGGATCAGCGCCGTTCAAGGCTTTACGTGCTGCTTTGTACGAGGTTGCCGTCGGCTTCTGATTGAACTGCCCATCGTCTACTGCTGTAAACTGACCTTTCTGGAATATAACCTTCGGAATCGACGAAGGGAATTCTCCCGAGTGTACCCGATTTAACACCACAGCTCCGACAGCTACCTGTCCTTCAAACGATTCCCCTCGCGCTTCCCCATGAATTAGCTTGGCGAGCTGGCGCAGTGTATTGCCTTCGGCTTTGACCTTATGGTTCAGTCTGTTCAGCGTTTTCGGGCCTGCCACACCATCGGCGCTCAGTCCTTGCGCCTGTTGGAATTCGCGGACAGCACTCTTCGTAATGGCACCGTAATACCCCGTCATTCCTGCGTCAAAGTAACCCAGATCGCTTAATTGCTCCTGCAATTGCAGCACATGTTCACTACGAACACCTTGTTCCAGTTTCTGCGCTCCCGCAGAAGGGGCTGCCACTGTAAGACCGAGAGCCATCGCGCAAGTACCGAGGAGCATACCAACCTTTCCTGCTCGTTTGTTCGTTTTTCTTCCCCTTTGATGGGTTACTTTGCGACTCACGGTTATAGAACCTCCACTCACGCTATGCTGTTGATTTATCATATTCTTTTCATTCATTTCACTCGTATGGTTCTTTTCAAAATTACGCTTTATCATGTCATTACCCTCCATTTTTCTGAATCCAGATCCCACTTCTTTCCCCTGAATCCTCACGGTTCGACATCCCGAGTGTCATTATAGGATATCACCCAAGGGGCGTCTATCGGACCGATGGAGCATGAAAAAATGAGTCTCGAACATAACAAAAAGAGGCATGAGCCCATGGTCGTATCAGGGTCACACCTCTTCTTGTATCAACCTTGTACCGCTTGTCCAGCCTGCATTTCCGTAGGCAGACAGACCCGCACAAAAGTTGCGCTTGAATTTAGGACGTTTCTCAAAACTCGCTGAAGTGCATCTTTTACCCCCTTTTCGCCCCCTCCTGCGTCAATTTCCCTTGACGTGCCCCGGCACGCCTGCTGAAAATTTCCTTGTTTGGAACGAAAATTCGGCAAAATCTAATCCTTCGGAGTTTTAAGACACGCCCTAATACAATTTACTCAGCCAGCTCTTGTCCCTTCGTTTCCCGACCCCAGAACAGCACAGCCGCTGCACCAATGAGGATGGTTACGAAGAAAATGGTGAAGATCAGGCTGATTGGAACTGCTCGCTGAACCAGCATACCGACCATGAATGGTGCAATGACGCCGCCAATCCGGCCTACCGATGTAGCTAGTCCAACGCCTGTTGAACGAACCGAAGTGGGGTACAATTCCGGGCTGTATGCGTACAGTCCGCCCCAAGCTCCCAAATTGAAGAATGACAGACAGATTCCTGCAGCCAGGATCGTTGCTTCCGTCGTTGCTAGTCCAAACGCAATAGCACTAATCGCGGTCAAGGTAAGATACACGACAAGCACGAATTTGCGACCATAACGTTCAATGAAGTACGCCGCGGTAAAGTATCCTGGCAACTGTGCAATCGTCATGATCAGCACGTACTGGAAGCTTTTCACGAGCGTAAACCCTTTAGCCATAACTACCGAAGGTAGCCACAAGAACATGCCATAATAGGAGAAAATCACGGTAAACCACAAGACCCACAGCATCAACGTTGTACGGCGATGAGGTGCTGACCAGACTGTAGCCACTTTTTCGCGGAACGTGATTTTATGCAGCTTAGTATGATTCTTGTACCGCGGTGGGTCTTGAATGGCACGGCGCAGATACAATGCATAGAACGCCGGAAGTGCTCCGATGGCAAAGGCAATTCGCCAGCCGTACTCTGGGATAACAAAGTTAGCAATGAGTGCCGATACAATCCAGCCTCCTGCCCAGAAGCTCTCCAATAATACAACCGCACGCCCACGTTCTGCCGTCGGCATGGATTCCGATACCAATGTAGAAGCTACAGGCAGTTCTCCTCCAAGTCCAATCCCTGCAACCAGACGCAGTGCACACAGGACTGCAAATCCGGTAGCCAGGGCAGATAGACCGCTTGCAATTGTGAAGATTAATAACGTCCACATCAGAATAGCCTTACGTCCGAAACGGTCTGCAAGCGCACCTGCAAGCAGGGCACCTAATGCCATACCGATAGAGTTAATACTTGTTAACACGCCGACTTGTCCAGGGCTGAGGCTCCATTCCTTGGCAAGTGCAGCCACGATGAAGGAGATCATGCCGACCTCCATCGCATCAAACAGCCAGCTCATGCCGGCGCTGAACAGCAGCTTGCGCTGCTTGGGATTCCGCAATACTTCCAGTTTGCTCATCACTTATAGCTCCCTTGATCTCTATGTAATCATTCTGACACACTAAACCATTATTATGCAGAATGATGCAGAAATCAATGCAAAATACGCAGATACGTTGATCTGTTCCTATAACCTTACCCTTTGAGTGAACCTGCTGTCAGACCTGCAACAAAATAACGCTGGAGCAGAAGGAACAACACAATCATCGGAATAGCTGTAATCATCACACCCGTGAGCATCATCGGATAATTGGTCACGTATTCGCCTCGGAACTGCATAAGCGCGAGCGGTAACGTTAGCTTGGATTTACTTGTAAGCATGAGCATTGGAATCAGCAGGTCATTCCACACCATAACGAGTAGGAATGTTGCTGTTGCCGCGAGCGATGGTGCAGCAAGTGGTAACGCAATTTTGGTGTAAAGCCTCCACTCACTGGCTCCGTCCATACTGCCTGCTTCCAAGATCTCTGTGTTAAGCATACGCATGAAACCGGTCAACATAAATACCGAGACAGGCATCAGCATTGCAGCGGACACAATGATTAGCCCAGTCAGACTGTCCGACCATCCCAGTGTACGTGTTAGGGAATAAATCGGAAGCATACTCACCTGAGAAGGAACGATCAGACCTGCTACGAACAGAGCAAATACGATTTTGCCTACACTCCCGCCCCAGCGCACAATCGCGTATGCAATCATACTGCTTAGCAACAACTCAATTGCAACCGTACCTAACGTCACGACCAAGCTGTTTCCAAAATATTGCCACATCGGCTGGTTACGAAACATGCCAATGACGTTGTCCCACGTAAATGGATCAGGCCAGCTAAATGGACTGGTGAAAAAATTACTGCTTGTTTTGAACGAGGACACAAATACAAAGTACAGCGGCACAATGATGAGTAACGCGTACACCAATAGAATTAGTCGATTGAACCATTTTAAAACCATACGAACTCCCTTCTGCCTTAGATCTGCTTCAATCTCAATAGCTTAC
It includes:
- a CDS encoding carbohydrate ABC transporter permease; this translates as MVLKWFNRLILLVYALLIIVPLYFVFVSSFKTSSNFFTSPFSWPDPFTWDNVIGMFRNQPMWQYFGNSLVVTLGTVAIELLLSSMIAYAIVRWGGSVGKIVFALFVAGLIVPSQVSMLPIYSLTRTLGWSDSLTGLIIVSAAMLMPVSVFMLTGFMRMLNTEILEAGSMDGASEWRLYTKIALPLAAPSLAATATFLLVMVWNDLLIPMLMLTSKSKLTLPLALMQFRGEYVTNYPMMLTGVMITAIPMIVLFLLLQRYFVAGLTAGSLKG
- a CDS encoding MFS transporter; translation: MSKLEVLRNPKQRKLLFSAGMSWLFDAMEVGMISFIVAALAKEWSLSPGQVGVLTSINSIGMALGALLAGALADRFGRKAILMWTLLIFTIASGLSALATGFAVLCALRLVAGIGLGGELPVASTLVSESMPTAERGRAVVLLESFWAGGWIVSALIANFVIPEYGWRIAFAIGALPAFYALYLRRAIQDPPRYKNHTKLHKITFREKVATVWSAPHRRTTLMLWVLWFTVIFSYYGMFLWLPSVVMAKGFTLVKSFQYVLIMTIAQLPGYFTAAYFIERYGRKFVLVVYLTLTAISAIAFGLATTEATILAAGICLSFFNLGAWGGLYAYSPELYPTSVRSTGVGLATSVGRIGGVIAPFMVGMLVQRAVPISLIFTIFFVTILIGAAAVLFWGRETKGQELAE
- a CDS encoding cell wall hydrolase, with product MIKRNFEKNHTSEMNEKNMINQQHSVSGGSITVSRKVTHQRGRKTNKRAGKVGMLLGTCAMALGLTVAAPSAGAQKLEQGVRSEHVLQLQEQLSDLGYFDAGMTGYYGAITKSAVREFQQAQGLSADGVAGPKTLNRLNHKVKAEGNTLRQLAKLIHGEARGESFEGQVAVGAVVLNRVHSGEFPSSIPKVIFQKGQFTAVDDGQFNQKPTATSYKAARKALNGADPTHGALYYYNPKIATSLWSKSRPTLLTIGQHDFTR